The Arachis hypogaea cultivar Tifrunner chromosome 19, arahy.Tifrunner.gnm2.J5K5, whole genome shotgun sequence genome has a window encoding:
- the LOC112778537 gene encoding phosphoenolpyruvate carboxylase 2-like: MDKSMLAGLESLPEADQQRTVSMMEQVQICDRIRNCLSQLYAKDITLDDKQELDEALQPKIQAAFQTDEIRRTPPTPQDEMRAGMSYFHKTIWMGMPKFLRRLNTALKNIGINERVPYNAPLIQFSSWMCGDRDGNQKVTPEVTKDVCLLARK, encoded by the exons ATGGATAAGAGCATGTTAGCTGGTTTGGAATCACTTCCAGAAGCTGATCAGCAAAGAACGGTGTCCATGATGGAACAGGTTCAAATCTGTGACAG GATCCGGAATTGTTTatctcaattgtacgccaaagaCATCACTCTTGATGATAAGCAGGAGCTTGATGAGGCTTTGCAGCCGAAG ATTCAAGCTGCATTTCAAACGGACGAAATCAGGAGAACTCCTCCAACACCACAAGATGAGATGAGAGCAGGAATGAGCTACTTTCACAAAACAATTTGGATGGGAATGCCAAAATTTCTACGTCGGCTCAATACAGCTTTGAAGAACATAGGGATAAATGAGCGTGTACCTTACAATGCTCCTCTTATTCAATTCTCATCTTGGATGTGTGGTGATCGGGATG GTAATCAGAAAGTGACTCCTGAAGTGACAAAGGATGTTTGCTTACTAGCTAGAAAATAA